DNA sequence from the Sinomonas terrae genome:
CCGCGCAAGGGTTCGCAGGGGTCTCCCTCGGCGACCTGGGGGCCGCTGTGGGCGTGAGTGGGCCGGCGATCTACCGACACTTCGCCGGAAAGCAGGCCGTGCTCGGCGCCCTGCTCGTGGGTGTGAGTGAGGAGCTGCTCGCAGGCGGGCGCCGGGCGGCGGCCGGGGATGCTGGCGGGGATGCTGGCGGGGAGGCTGGCGACGCCGGAAGCTCCCTGCGCGGGCTCGTCGCCTTCCACGTGGATTTCGCGCTCTCCAAGCCGGACGTCATCCGGGTGCAGGACAGGGACTTCACGAGCCTCTCCCCCGACGATCAGAACGCCGTGCGGTCCCTCCAGCTCGCGTACGTCGACGTGTGGGTTCAGACGCTCCGCCGCCTGCACCCCGAAGCCTCGCAGGCTGAGCTGAGGCTCCGGGCGCAGGCGGTGTTCGGGCTCATCAACTCGACGCCGCACTCGGTCGGACGCACTCGGCGCGACGGGGGAAGGGTCCCCGCCGCGCCCGCGCGTCAGCTTCTCGAGTCGATGGCGTTGGCAGCGCTCACCGCAGGTTCATCGCCAGGAAAGGACCGCCTCACACCATCGTCATGACCATGCCCGGGTCTCCGAGGATCGCCCCGACGTCCGCGAGGAACCGGGACGCCTGCTCACCGTCGACGATCCGGTGGTCGAACGAGAGGGAGAGCGTGAGCACTTCGCGCAGTGCGATGTCCCCCCGGTACTCCCACGGCATGCGGCGTACCTGACCCATCGCCAGGATGGCGGCCTCGCCCGGATTGAGGATCGGTGTTCCAGCGTCCACGCCAAAGACGCCGATGTTCGTGATCGTGATCGTTCCCCCGGTGAGGTCGCTGGGTGCGATCCGCCCTTCGCGGGCAGCGTCGACGACGCCTGCGATCGCGGCGGCGAGTTCGCGCAGGCCGAGCACCTCGGCATCCTTGACGTTCGGCACGAGGAGTCCCCGCGGCGTCGCGGCCGCGAAACCAAGGTTCACGTAGTGATATTGGACGATCTCCTGGGCCTTCTCGTCCCACCTGGCATTGAGGGACGGGTGCCGGCGCAGCGCGACGAGGACGGCCTTGGCGGCGAGCGTCATGGGGGTGAGCCTCACGTCGGCGAACGCCTTCGACGCCTTGAGCTTGGCCAAGAGCTCCATCGTCGGCGTGACGTCGACGGTGAGGAACTCGCTCGCGTGCGGGGCCGTGAAAGCGCTCGCCACCATCGCCGCAGCGGTCTGCTTCCGTACGCCTTGGACAGGGATGCGCGTTTCGCGGTCGCCAGCTTCGGGCGACGGCGGCGTTCCCACCTCGGCGAGGACATCGTCGCGAGTCACCAGCCCCTTCGGCCCGCTGCCGTGGACGACGGCGAGATCCACGCCGAGGTCCTTGGCGAGCTTCCGCACAGGTGGGGTCGAGCGAGGGCGCTCCGCGGGCGGTGCGGTGGCTGGCTCAGCGGCTGGCACGGTTGTTGCATGCACAGCGGCCGGCTCGGTTGCTGCATTCACGGCGGCCGGCTCGGTTGCTGCATGCATAGCGGCTGGCGCAGCCGTCGCCCAGCTTCTCGCCTTCCGAGCTGGGCGACCGGCTGCTTCAGGCATCGCGCCGTATCCGACGAGGTTCGGCTCTCGCTTCGCGGAGGCGCCGGCCGCCACCTCGAACTCTGCGATCGGCGCCCCGACGGCGACGACCTGGCCCGGCTCGGCGAGCAGCGCAGTGACCCTGCCCGTGAATGGACTCGGGAGCTCGACGACGGCCTTGGCCGTCTCCACCTCGCCGATCACCTGGTTGAGCTGGACGGTGTCGCCGACTCCGACGCGCCACGACACGATCTCGGACTCCGTCAGCCCTTCGCCGAGGTCCGGCAGTCGGAACTGGCGCGTCTGGGTGGGAGCATCTGCTGTAGCAGTCATTCGCCGTCCTCAATTCCGCTGAGGGAGTTCGGCCGCCCCATCGCCCGGTCGACGCCGTCAAGAATCCTGTCGAGGTCGGGCAGGTGGTAGAACTCGAGCTTCGAGTGGGGGTACGGGACGTCGAATCCTGTGACGCGCACGGGAGCATGTTCGAGGAAGTAGAAGCAGCGCTCCGTGATGCTCGCCGCGATCTCCGCGCCGAGCCCGGCCGTCTGCGAGGCCTCGTGGGCGATGACGAGACGCCCTGTCTTCCTAACTGACGCCTCGATCGTTCCGAAGTCGATCGGCGAGAGGGAACGGAGGTCGATGGCCTCGACGGAGATTCCTTCGTCCGAGGCAGCCGTCGCCGCGTCCAGGC
Encoded proteins:
- a CDS encoding TetR/AcrR family transcriptional regulator, whose product is MNEIASPRSEAKAVRRQALLDAAAALFAAQGFAGVSLGDLGAAVGVSGPAIYRHFAGKQAVLGALLVGVSEELLAGGRRAAAGDAGGDAGGEAGDAGSSLRGLVAFHVDFALSKPDVIRVQDRDFTSLSPDDQNAVRSLQLAYVDVWVQTLRRLHPEASQAELRLRAQAVFGLINSTPHSVGRTRRDGGRVPAAPARQLLESMALAALTAGSSPGKDRLTPSS
- a CDS encoding dihydrolipoamide acetyltransferase family protein → MTATADAPTQTRQFRLPDLGEGLTESEIVSWRVGVGDTVQLNQVIGEVETAKAVVELPSPFTGRVTALLAEPGQVVAVGAPIAEFEVAAGASAKREPNLVGYGAMPEAAGRPARKARSWATAAPAAMHAATEPAAVNAATEPAAVHATTVPAAEPATAPPAERPRSTPPVRKLAKDLGVDLAVVHGSGPKGLVTRDDVLAEVGTPPSPEAGDRETRIPVQGVRKQTAAAMVASAFTAPHASEFLTVDVTPTMELLAKLKASKAFADVRLTPMTLAAKAVLVALRRHPSLNARWDEKAQEIVQYHYVNLGFAAATPRGLLVPNVKDAEVLGLRELAAAIAGVVDAAREGRIAPSDLTGGTITITNIGVFGVDAGTPILNPGEAAILAMGQVRRMPWEYRGDIALREVLTLSLSFDHRIVDGEQASRFLADVGAILGDPGMVMTMV